In Symmachiella dynata, the following are encoded in one genomic region:
- a CDS encoding OmpH family outer membrane protein — translation MTKTRLIFAVTMALVGASLIFSQAYAQGNSGESGNKVGLIDMEEVFKNYKKFTVLQEELQADMEKSKAELEGSFKRLQAAERQLKDSTFKKDSDNYTALESRFTTEKAAFEAKVQNKDRQFKRRQAEIYKTIHGEVQDIVQVFATRKGYSLVMRFRRPKSIDSDPRSIAADLNSSVVFHRDADDITDIITSALNRHFDQTAGTAPKRDSKVRTVSGQKPATSRTPTRTRSNP, via the coding sequence GTGACAAAGACACGATTGATTTTCGCCGTCACGATGGCTCTGGTCGGAGCCTCGTTGATTTTCTCGCAAGCCTACGCTCAGGGCAATTCCGGCGAATCCGGTAACAAGGTGGGCCTGATTGACATGGAGGAGGTCTTCAAGAACTACAAAAAATTTACCGTTCTTCAAGAAGAGCTCCAAGCCGATATGGAGAAAAGTAAGGCCGAACTGGAAGGTTCGTTCAAACGGCTGCAAGCGGCTGAACGACAACTGAAGGATTCCACCTTCAAAAAGGACAGCGACAATTACACCGCGCTGGAAAGCCGTTTCACCACGGAGAAAGCGGCCTTCGAAGCCAAGGTCCAAAACAAGGACCGACAGTTCAAGCGCCGCCAAGCTGAGATCTACAAGACGATCCACGGCGAAGTTCAAGACATCGTCCAGGTCTTCGCGACACGAAAAGGTTATTCGCTGGTCATGCGTTTCCGTCGGCCCAAGTCGATTGATTCGGATCCGCGGTCGATTGCCGCTGACTTGAATTCCTCGGTGGTTTTTCATCGCGACGCTGATGACATTACCGACATCATCACCAGTGCCTTGAACCGACATTTTGACCAGACTGCTGGAACGGCGCCGAAACGCGATAGCAAAGTCCGGACTGTGTCGGGACAAAAGCCCGCGACGAGTCGCACCCCGACCCGTACTCGGTCGAATCCGTAA
- a CDS encoding tetratricopeptide repeat protein, with the protein MAEPPSEPASSNAEKPQKSKKRRRISPLKKVLFSIVATVVFFGAMELMLAAFGVNPITYNEDPFVGFTSRSPLFEEVRTPDGTTVYATASKKLQWFNPQAFPAEKVKGDYRIFCVGGSTTYGRPYNDVTSFAGWLRTYLKAADPSHPWEVINVGGISYASYRVASLMEELVEYQPDLFIIYCGQNEFLERRTYSQLMATPSAVRETGALVARSRIYASVRTMLGRGGGAQSSSATNKLPEEVEAILDGSIGPDDYIRDEEQRTQTIEHFRFNLERMIEIARSVGARVVMVNPAANERNMSPFKNQHSEGLKPGEVARWQELMKQGATQQQSGEFEEALKSVDQAIAIDPHYAQAHFVRGEILYALKQYPEAKQAFQRAIDEDVCPLRILPEMQTVVKEVAAQFEVPLVDFQELVETKTETGITGEEWFLDHVHPTIDGYRELALSLLNELESQGIVKPQSQWNEESRKQIDEQVMASIDDQAHGTALRNLAKVLSWARKYEEAGRLSQLAASKLPEDAETLCMAAYDFERNGQLEQAKQTYEKALLLQPDYAHAHYNLGHVHRRLKEWDLAAKSFQRAIESDPNYPGAHYNLGLAYQELNQLDLAAECFETSISVNEKHPGSWEELGNVRLNQNKIEEAVEHLEKAIQLEPNLASAHNSLGIAFAKSGQMQKAAASFERALAISPQFEAAKQNLQRARNSLK; encoded by the coding sequence ATGGCAGAACCTCCAAGCGAACCAGCTTCGTCAAACGCTGAGAAGCCCCAAAAATCGAAGAAACGTCGCCGGATTTCCCCGCTGAAGAAGGTTCTCTTTTCGATCGTGGCCACCGTGGTCTTTTTCGGAGCCATGGAACTGATGCTTGCCGCCTTTGGGGTGAATCCGATCACTTACAACGAAGATCCGTTCGTCGGATTCACGTCCCGGTCGCCATTGTTTGAAGAAGTCCGGACACCCGACGGGACGACGGTCTACGCCACTGCCTCCAAAAAACTGCAATGGTTCAATCCGCAAGCGTTCCCCGCGGAGAAGGTAAAAGGCGATTATCGTATTTTCTGTGTCGGGGGATCCACAACCTACGGCCGCCCGTATAACGACGTGACTTCATTCGCCGGCTGGTTGCGCACGTACTTAAAAGCTGCTGATCCCAGCCATCCCTGGGAAGTGATCAATGTCGGCGGCATCAGCTATGCCAGTTATCGTGTCGCGTCTCTGATGGAAGAACTGGTTGAATATCAACCGGATCTGTTCATCATTTATTGCGGCCAAAACGAATTTCTAGAACGGCGGACCTACAGCCAGTTGATGGCCACGCCCAGCGCCGTGCGCGAAACGGGAGCCCTCGTGGCGCGATCGCGGATTTATGCCTCGGTTCGCACCATGCTGGGCCGTGGCGGTGGTGCGCAGAGTTCTTCGGCGACCAACAAGCTTCCCGAAGAAGTCGAGGCGATTCTCGACGGTTCCATCGGACCGGATGACTATATCCGGGATGAGGAACAACGCACACAGACCATTGAGCACTTTCGGTTCAACCTCGAAAGAATGATCGAAATCGCTCGGTCCGTCGGCGCGCGCGTGGTGATGGTGAATCCGGCTGCCAACGAACGCAATATGTCCCCCTTCAAAAATCAGCACAGCGAAGGTTTAAAGCCGGGGGAGGTCGCCCGCTGGCAGGAACTTATGAAGCAGGGGGCTACTCAACAACAGTCAGGGGAATTTGAAGAAGCGTTAAAGTCAGTGGATCAAGCCATCGCCATCGATCCGCATTATGCGCAAGCGCATTTCGTACGGGGTGAGATTCTCTATGCACTCAAACAGTATCCCGAAGCCAAACAGGCCTTCCAGCGTGCGATTGACGAAGATGTCTGCCCACTGCGGATATTGCCCGAAATGCAGACGGTTGTTAAAGAGGTCGCTGCTCAGTTCGAGGTTCCGCTCGTCGATTTTCAAGAGCTGGTTGAAACCAAGACCGAAACCGGGATCACAGGCGAGGAATGGTTTTTAGACCACGTCCATCCCACCATCGATGGCTATCGAGAATTGGCGTTGAGCTTGCTCAACGAACTGGAGTCGCAAGGGATCGTCAAGCCGCAAAGTCAGTGGAACGAAGAATCTCGAAAGCAAATCGATGAACAGGTCATGGCGAGTATCGACGATCAAGCCCACGGAACCGCACTCCGCAACCTGGCTAAAGTGTTGTCATGGGCACGCAAGTACGAAGAGGCGGGGCGACTCTCGCAGCTGGCAGCCTCCAAACTCCCGGAGGATGCCGAAACTCTTTGCATGGCTGCGTACGACTTCGAAAGAAATGGCCAGCTCGAACAGGCTAAACAAACCTACGAAAAGGCTCTCCTGTTGCAGCCGGACTATGCTCACGCACACTATAACCTGGGCCACGTTCATCGCCGGTTGAAGGAATGGGATTTAGCTGCCAAGTCATTTCAGCGAGCCATCGAAAGCGACCCGAATTATCCGGGGGCCCACTACAACTTGGGACTGGCCTATCAAGAATTGAATCAGCTCGATCTCGCAGCTGAATGCTTTGAGACGTCGATTTCAGTGAACGAGAAGCATCCTGGTTCCTGGGAGGAACTGGGGAATGTCCGTTTGAATCAAAATAAAATCGAAGAGGCCGTCGAACACCTCGAAAAGGCGATACAACTGGAACCGAATTTGGCCTCGGCGCACAACTCGCTAGGAATCGCCTTTGCCAAAAGTGGTCAAATGCAAAAGGCTGCCGCTAGCTTCGAACGTGCTTTGGCCATCAGTCCCCAATTTGAGGCCGCTAAGCAAAACCTCCAACGCGCGCGCAATTCGCTCAAATGA
- a CDS encoding TetR/AcrR family transcriptional regulator, which produces MMDEVIATKDKGAEGIRYASLKKTRARAEEILEAAAEVFTVKGFDATSMNDIAKAVDLTKAGLYHYIRGKQDLLHAIMDFAMDAIEMQVLEPARQIADPTERLEMTLYKHIHLFENYGTHVTILIDEMTALTPAHREHIIQRKRAYLDFVRNTLCELKAAGRMRDLDVTITSLNILSTIVGMARWYNTDGKMPLDHVSEQTIRWILRGVLKDE; this is translated from the coding sequence ATGATGGATGAGGTCATTGCGACCAAAGACAAGGGCGCCGAGGGGATCCGCTACGCGTCGTTGAAAAAAACGCGAGCTCGTGCTGAAGAGATCCTAGAAGCGGCTGCCGAAGTGTTTACGGTCAAAGGATTTGACGCGACCTCGATGAACGACATCGCCAAGGCGGTCGACCTGACCAAAGCGGGGCTGTACCACTACATTCGCGGAAAACAGGATCTGCTGCACGCGATCATGGATTTCGCCATGGATGCCATCGAGATGCAAGTCTTGGAACCGGCACGTCAGATCGCCGATCCGACGGAGCGACTGGAAATGACGCTCTACAAGCATATTCATTTGTTCGAGAATTATGGCACGCATGTCACGATTTTGATCGATGAAATGACGGCACTGACTCCCGCACACCGGGAACACATTATCCAGCGCAAACGCGCTTATCTGGATTTTGTACGGAATACCCTCTGCGAATTGAAAGCTGCAGGCCGGATGCGCGACCTGGATGTCACCATCACGTCGCTGAATATCCTCTCCACCATCGTCGGCATGGCGCGGTGGTACAACACGGATGGAAAAATGCCGCTGGATCACGTGTCGGAACAGACCATCCGTTGGATTTTGCGCGGCGTGCTGAAAGACGAGTAG